One region of Agrobacterium tumefaciens genomic DNA includes:
- a CDS encoding OmpA family protein encodes MIKKIAIVALCGTYLSACTTTDPYTGEQKMSNTAGGAGIGAVVGALGGLAVGGSPVGRRNAALIGAGIGALAGGAIGNYMDGQESELRAQLQGTGVSVTRRGDSIVLNMPSNITFATDQDQVIPPFYQTLDSVAIVLNKFNRTLIDINGHTDSTGSQQHNQALSERRAASVANYLGARGVDQRRISTLGFGPSQPIASNATPDGRAQNRRVEVLISPLKG; translated from the coding sequence ATGATCAAAAAAATCGCGATCGTTGCCCTTTGCGGGACCTATCTTTCCGCCTGCACCACCACCGATCCCTATACGGGTGAGCAGAAGATGTCGAACACGGCGGGCGGCGCTGGTATCGGCGCTGTCGTCGGTGCTCTCGGTGGTCTGGCTGTCGGCGGTTCGCCGGTCGGTCGCCGCAACGCAGCCCTCATCGGCGCCGGCATCGGTGCACTCGCCGGTGGCGCAATCGGCAATTACATGGATGGTCAGGAATCCGAGCTTCGCGCCCAGCTTCAGGGCACTGGCGTTTCGGTTACCCGCCGTGGCGACAGCATCGTTCTCAACATGCCGTCGAACATCACCTTCGCGACGGATCAGGATCAGGTCATCCCGCCCTTCTATCAGACACTCGATTCCGTCGCCATCGTGCTGAACAAGTTCAACCGCACGCTCATCGACATCAACGGCCATACCGACTCTACCGGCAGCCAGCAGCACAACCAGGCGCTTTCCGAGCGTCGTGCGGCGTCTGTTGCAAACTATCTCGGCGCACGCGGCGTCGACCAGCGCCGTATTTCGACGCTCGGCTTCGGCCCCTCGCAGCCGATCGCTTCGAACGCAACGCCGGATGGCCGCGCCCAGAACCGTCGTGTCGAAGTGCTGATTTCGCCGCTCAAGGGCTGA
- a CDS encoding MFS transporter: MNGPTTFSPTVKRSSYLTRHRLGVSLLFLMNGFMMGSWAPKIPEFAARLSLSESALGLIILVFGVGSLVFMPIAGSQIARFGSRTVSLASAAIFLPTLLFISWADTIWAGVIAVFLFGGLTGAMDVAMNANAVAVERDMRRAIMSSCHAFWSLGGLIGAGLGGYLITTIGVQGHAIALTVIALVLLVVAWPRVLADRPHAEEERPKGRLPLTPLPWIIGLMALFSMIPEGAILDWGALYLRNELGASVSQSGFAFAAFSMTMAAMRFAGDLVRDRFGAVNTLRFCSVMSIAGLLIAGLAGNSTFVIIGFAIAGIGISNMVPIAFSAAGNMPGLAPGIGLSVVTTMGYSGILVAPSAIGFIAEHTGLATVFLALPLLHVVVLLLSRLARHADGAGKE; encoded by the coding sequence ATGAACGGCCCCACGACATTTTCGCCGACGGTCAAGCGCTCGTCCTATCTGACGCGGCACAGGCTCGGTGTGTCCCTGCTGTTTTTGATGAACGGTTTCATGATGGGGTCGTGGGCGCCCAAAATACCGGAATTTGCGGCGCGGTTATCCCTCAGTGAAAGTGCGCTTGGCCTTATCATTCTGGTTTTCGGCGTCGGCTCGCTGGTTTTCATGCCGATCGCCGGTTCCCAGATCGCCCGTTTCGGATCGCGAACGGTCAGCCTTGCGAGTGCGGCTATTTTCTTGCCGACACTGCTTTTCATCTCCTGGGCAGACACGATCTGGGCGGGTGTGATTGCAGTTTTCCTGTTCGGTGGGCTGACAGGGGCGATGGATGTCGCCATGAACGCCAATGCGGTGGCGGTCGAGCGTGACATGCGCCGCGCCATCATGTCGTCGTGCCATGCTTTCTGGAGCCTGGGCGGCCTGATCGGTGCCGGTCTTGGCGGCTATCTCATCACGACCATTGGCGTGCAGGGGCATGCGATCGCGTTGACGGTCATCGCCCTTGTTTTGCTCGTCGTCGCGTGGCCGCGCGTTCTTGCGGATCGCCCGCATGCCGAGGAGGAGCGTCCGAAAGGTCGCTTGCCGCTGACGCCCTTGCCGTGGATTATCGGTCTGATGGCGCTGTTTTCGATGATTCCGGAAGGCGCGATCCTCGATTGGGGTGCCCTTTATCTGCGCAATGAACTCGGCGCTTCCGTGTCCCAGTCCGGTTTCGCATTCGCGGCCTTTTCCATGACCATGGCGGCCATGCGTTTTGCCGGCGATCTGGTGCGCGACCGGTTCGGCGCGGTCAATACCCTGCGGTTCTGCTCGGTCATGTCGATTGCGGGCCTTCTGATTGCGGGTCTTGCGGGAAATTCCACGTTTGTGATCATCGGCTTCGCGATTGCCGGTATCGGTATTTCCAACATGGTGCCGATCGCCTTTTCGGCGGCGGGGAACATGCCGGGACTGGCACCCGGCATCGGCCTGTCGGTCGTCACCACCATGGGTTATTCCGGGATTCTGGTAGCACCCTCGGCCATCGGCTTCATTGCCGAACATACCGGCCTCGCCACCGTATTTCTCGCTCTGCCGTTGTTGCATGTGGTGGTTTTGCTGCTTTCGCGGCTCGCCCGGCATGCGGATGGTGCGGGCAAGGAATAG
- a CDS encoding thiamine diphosphokinase produces the protein MDRERFTILLGGDVTVTDRLKAAVEGSRVIAADGGMRHAAPLGLTPELWVGDFDSTDKDLLDAWPDVVRQPYPAAKAVTDGEIAVSEALARGARSLVLAGALGGARSDHALQHLLYAVALTERGLNVTLTSGEEEARPLLAGSFDLDLPPGALFSVAGFTDLVGLDIGNVRYPIKDFPLAFGSSRTISNVANGGPVHFSLKSGKAIVLARPYDLTGA, from the coding sequence ATGGATAGAGAACGCTTCACCATTCTGCTTGGCGGCGATGTCACCGTTACCGACCGCCTCAAAGCGGCGGTTGAGGGTAGCCGTGTGATTGCGGCCGATGGCGGCATGCGCCATGCCGCACCGCTCGGGCTCACACCCGAGCTTTGGGTGGGGGATTTCGATTCCACCGACAAGGACCTGCTGGACGCCTGGCCCGATGTGGTGCGACAGCCCTATCCCGCTGCAAAGGCTGTGACCGATGGCGAAATTGCGGTGTCGGAGGCACTTGCCCGCGGCGCGCGTTCTCTGGTGCTTGCCGGTGCGCTTGGTGGAGCGAGAAGCGACCACGCACTTCAGCACCTCCTTTACGCGGTGGCGCTTACTGAGCGTGGTCTCAACGTTACGCTGACCTCCGGCGAAGAGGAGGCCCGCCCGCTGCTGGCGGGGTCGTTCGACCTTGATCTGCCTCCCGGTGCGCTGTTTTCCGTTGCCGGGTTTACCGACCTTGTGGGGCTCGATATCGGCAATGTGCGTTATCCTATCAAGGATTTCCCGCTTGCTTTCGGCTCTTCCCGCACTATTTCCAATGTCGCGAATGGCGGCCCCGTGCATTTCTCGCTGAAAAGCGGAAAAGCCATCGTGCTCGCCCGCCCTTATGATCTGACCGGAGCCTGA
- the metA gene encoding homoserine O-acetyltransferase MetA, whose translation MPIKIPDTLPAFDTLVHEGVRVMTETAAIRQDIRPLQIGLLNLMPNKIKTEVQMARLVGASPLQVEFSLIRIGGHRAKNTPEEHLLSFYETWEEVRHRKFDGFIITGAPIEMLDYEDVTYWNEMQKIFDWTQTNVHSTLNVCWGAMAAIYHFHGVPKYELKEKAFGVYRHRNLCPSSIYLNGFSDDFQVPVSRWTEVRRADIEKHPELEILMESEEMGVCLVHEKEGNRLYMFNHVEYDSTSLSDEYFRDVNSGVPIKLPHDYFPHNDPELAPLNRWRSHAHLFFGNWINEIYQTTPYDLEAIGKLAA comes from the coding sequence ATGCCGATCAAGATTCCCGATACCCTTCCCGCCTTCGACACCCTCGTTCATGAGGGCGTGCGGGTCATGACAGAAACGGCGGCCATCCGGCAGGATATCCGCCCGCTCCAGATCGGGCTTCTCAACCTCATGCCGAACAAGATCAAGACGGAAGTGCAGATGGCGCGCCTCGTCGGCGCATCGCCGCTGCAGGTGGAGTTTTCGCTGATCCGCATTGGCGGCCATCGTGCCAAGAATACGCCGGAAGAGCACCTTCTGTCCTTCTATGAGACATGGGAGGAAGTGCGCCACCGCAAGTTCGACGGTTTCATCATCACAGGCGCGCCCATCGAGATGCTTGACTATGAAGACGTGACCTACTGGAACGAGATGCAAAAGATTTTCGACTGGACGCAAACCAACGTCCATTCGACGCTGAACGTCTGCTGGGGCGCAATGGCCGCCATCTACCATTTCCATGGTGTGCCGAAATACGAACTGAAGGAAAAGGCTTTCGGTGTCTATCGTCACCGCAATCTCTGCCCCTCGTCGATATATCTCAACGGTTTTTCCGACGACTTTCAGGTTCCGGTCTCACGCTGGACGGAAGTGCGCCGCGCCGACATCGAAAAACACCCGGAACTCGAAATCCTGATGGAGTCAGAGGAAATGGGCGTATGTCTGGTGCATGAAAAAGAGGGCAACCGCCTCTATATGTTCAACCACGTCGAATATGATTCAACCTCGCTTTCGGATGAATATTTCCGCGATGTGAACTCGGGCGTCCCAATCAAGCTGCCGCATGATTATTTTCCGCACAATGATCCGGAGCTTGCCCCGCTCAACCGCTGGCGCAGCCATGCCCATCTGTTTTTCGGCAACTGGATCAACGAGATATATCAGACGACGCCTTATGACCTCGAAGCAATCGGCAAACTAGCGGCGTAA
- a CDS encoding DeoR/GlpR family DNA-binding transcription regulator codes for MSDHFVSERQALILAQLRQSGRVLAQDLAQNFGVSEDTVRRDLRDMAARGECLRVYGGALLSDSKTVPLKTRIAEDADRKASLARAAMPLFEPGMVVFIDAGSTNLAIARAIPAGLKLTVVTNTPAIAAELTGRADIALIMIGGKVDPAVGAAIDAMALRQLELMRPELCILGVCGVAAETGLSADIFEDAVFKRLACSASQRIVAAITTEKLGHKAAFHVHDFSPPLSLVLEHDADRTLVEALSAKGVQVHFGDDDAVQLSHGQV; via the coding sequence ATGAGCGATCATTTTGTCAGCGAGCGGCAGGCGCTCATTCTTGCACAGTTGCGGCAAAGCGGCCGCGTGCTTGCGCAGGATCTGGCCCAGAATTTCGGCGTTTCGGAAGATACGGTCCGCCGGGATCTGCGGGATATGGCGGCGCGCGGGGAGTGTCTGCGCGTCTATGGCGGGGCGTTGCTTTCCGATAGCAAGACGGTGCCGCTGAAGACACGGATCGCCGAGGATGCCGATCGCAAGGCTTCGTTGGCGCGCGCAGCAATGCCGCTTTTTGAGCCGGGAATGGTCGTCTTCATCGATGCCGGCTCCACCAATCTGGCCATTGCAAGGGCTATCCCCGCCGGTCTCAAATTGACGGTGGTAACGAATACGCCTGCTATTGCCGCTGAACTCACGGGGCGCGCCGATATCGCTTTGATCATGATCGGCGGCAAGGTCGATCCGGCCGTCGGTGCGGCCATCGACGCCATGGCGTTGCGGCAACTTGAGCTGATGCGGCCCGAGCTATGTATTCTTGGCGTTTGCGGTGTTGCGGCTGAGACCGGCCTGTCGGCGGATATTTTCGAGGATGCCGTGTTCAAGCGGCTTGCCTGCAGCGCAAGCCAGCGGATTGTTGCCGCCATCACCACGGAAAAGCTGGGCCACAAGGCGGCGTTTCACGTGCACGACTTTTCTCCGCCTCTTTCCCTGGTGCTCGAACATGACGCCGACCGCACATTGGTCGAGGCGCTATCGGCTAAAGGCGTACAAGTTCATTTCGGCGACGATGACGCCGTCCAACTCTCTCACGGTCAAGTCTGA
- a CDS encoding aldose epimerase family protein, translated as MSDAAARENFGFTATGEKVERVTISKGGLTAKVITWGAVIQDLRLDGHQPPLVLGFDTFEDYKYSSYFGATPGRNANRIGDGKFSIDGHEYQLELNEKGVSHLHGGSDGMGKRNWMLMEHGESHAVLQIIDPDGRAGYPGNCTVTATYTIRDGGVLSVVYETVTDQPTIANICQHSYFNLDGADTALGHEISIAADFYLPTNDKQIPTGEIRSVEGTVFDLRHPTPMRRTEDGEQVLYDHNFCLSPERRAKRKVARAYSPASDIALEVHTTEPGVQFYSAFKLNVPVPGLDGRHYGPFAGFCLETQIWPDAVNHPDFPYAILRPGETLRQETDYIFKKG; from the coding sequence ATGAGCGACGCGGCGGCACGGGAGAATTTCGGTTTCACGGCAACCGGCGAAAAGGTTGAGCGCGTCACCATCTCGAAGGGCGGGCTGACGGCCAAGGTTATCACCTGGGGCGCCGTCATTCAGGACCTGCGCCTCGATGGGCACCAGCCGCCGCTCGTTCTCGGCTTCGATACATTCGAGGACTACAAATATTCATCCTATTTCGGCGCGACACCCGGCCGCAACGCCAACCGTATCGGTGACGGAAAATTCTCGATCGACGGGCACGAATACCAGCTGGAACTGAACGAAAAAGGCGTCAGCCACCTGCATGGCGGCAGCGACGGGATGGGCAAACGTAACTGGATGTTGATGGAACACGGCGAAAGCCATGCAGTTCTGCAGATCATCGATCCCGACGGCCGCGCCGGTTATCCCGGCAATTGCACGGTGACCGCGACCTATACGATCCGCGACGGCGGCGTGCTTTCGGTGGTCTATGAAACGGTGACCGACCAACCGACCATCGCCAATATCTGCCAGCATTCCTATTTCAACCTCGACGGTGCTGATACCGCACTTGGACATGAGATCAGCATCGCCGCTGACTTTTATCTGCCAACCAACGACAAACAGATCCCGACAGGCGAAATCCGCTCCGTCGAAGGCACCGTCTTCGACCTGCGCCACCCGACGCCGATGCGGCGAACGGAGGATGGCGAGCAGGTGCTCTACGACCATAATTTCTGCCTTTCGCCCGAGCGTCGCGCCAAGCGCAAGGTTGCCCGCGCCTATTCGCCCGCCTCCGACATTGCCCTTGAGGTTCACACCACAGAACCCGGCGTGCAATTTTATTCAGCCTTCAAGCTGAATGTTCCCGTTCCGGGCCTCGATGGCCGCCACTATGGCCCCTTTGCAGGTTTTTGCCTGGAAACGCAGATATGGCCGGATGCCGTCAATCATCCCGATTTCCCCTACGCGATCCTGCGTCCCGGCGAGACCCTGCGTCAGGAAACCGACTATATTTTCAAGAAGGGTTGA
- a CDS encoding polyprenyl synthetase family protein, translating into MDAQMTNFETKLRDNAAQTESLLGRLLSAEARADEITRPQNLLDAMRHGVLNGGKRLRPFLVIESTALLGGNAEAAHHVGAALECLHCYSLVHDDLPAMDDDDLRRGQPTVHRKFDEATAILAGDSLLTLAFDIIASDENPLQADRKASLVLSLARAAGVGGMAGGQALDLAAEKNAPDETGIITLQAMKTGALLRFACEAGAIIAGSDVSERQRLRLFGEKIGLAFQLADDLLDLTADAATMGKATGKDAARGKGTLVALRGEDWARLKLQEQVAEASELLAPYGEKAAILIAAARFIAERKS; encoded by the coding sequence ATGGACGCTCAGATGACGAATTTCGAAACGAAGCTGCGCGATAACGCGGCACAGACCGAATCCCTGCTTGGTCGCCTGCTTTCCGCAGAGGCGCGTGCGGATGAGATTACACGCCCGCAAAACCTGCTCGACGCCATGCGTCATGGTGTGCTGAACGGCGGCAAACGCCTGCGGCCCTTCCTGGTCATAGAAAGCACGGCCTTGCTCGGCGGAAATGCCGAAGCAGCCCATCACGTCGGTGCCGCGCTGGAGTGCCTGCATTGTTACTCGCTGGTGCACGACGATCTGCCAGCGATGGATGACGACGACCTGCGCCGCGGCCAGCCGACAGTGCACCGCAAATTCGACGAGGCGACCGCCATTCTCGCAGGCGACAGCCTGCTGACACTCGCTTTCGATATTATCGCATCGGACGAAAATCCTCTCCAGGCAGACCGCAAGGCGTCTCTCGTTCTCTCGCTCGCCCGCGCCGCAGGCGTCGGCGGCATGGCGGGCGGTCAGGCGCTCGATCTGGCTGCGGAAAAGAACGCACCTGATGAGACCGGCATTATTACATTGCAGGCTATGAAAACCGGTGCGCTGCTTCGCTTCGCCTGCGAGGCAGGCGCGATCATCGCCGGCAGCGATGTTTCCGAAAGACAAAGACTGCGCCTCTTCGGTGAAAAGATCGGCCTTGCCTTCCAGCTTGCCGACGATCTCCTGGATCTGACCGCCGATGCCGCCACCATGGGCAAGGCAACCGGCAAGGATGCCGCACGCGGCAAGGGAACGCTGGTGGCACTACGCGGTGAAGACTGGGCGCGCCTCAAGCTTCAGGAACAGGTGGCGGAAGCCTCCGAACTTCTGGCCCCCTACGGCGAAAAGGCCGCGATACTCATCGCGGCCGCCAGATTCATCGCCGAACGGAAAAGCTGA
- the mtgA gene encoding monofunctional biosynthetic peptidoglycan transglycosylase translates to MSSTPESDADYAVLAEDRSSPKVDFRTLAKRIIMTLLALLILPYLLIPVYALPFMRPVSTLMLADLVTLQGYDRRWVPLEDISPRLVQSVMMSEDGQFCFHGGVDWNQMQSVVNNALEGASTRGASTIPMQTAKNLFLWNGRSFLRKGLELPLAIAADFVWSKKRMMEIYLNVAEWGPGIYGIEAAAQHHFKVPAAKLSSRQAALLAVSLPNPIDRVASKPGRGLQRLAGLIERRARASGGYVGCVLD, encoded by the coding sequence TTGAGCAGTACGCCTGAAAGCGACGCAGATTACGCCGTGCTGGCGGAAGACCGGAGCAGTCCGAAGGTGGATTTTCGCACGTTGGCAAAGCGTATCATCATGACCTTGCTGGCGTTGCTGATCCTGCCCTATCTGCTGATCCCGGTTTACGCCCTGCCTTTCATGCGGCCGGTCTCGACGCTGATGCTTGCCGATCTGGTGACACTTCAGGGTTATGACCGGCGCTGGGTGCCGCTCGAGGATATTTCGCCGCGCCTTGTGCAATCCGTAATGATGTCCGAGGACGGACAATTCTGTTTCCACGGCGGCGTTGACTGGAACCAGATGCAATCCGTCGTCAACAATGCGCTCGAAGGCGCGTCCACCCGTGGCGCCAGCACCATTCCCATGCAGACGGCCAAGAACCTGTTCCTCTGGAACGGCCGCTCGTTCTTGCGCAAGGGGCTGGAGTTGCCGCTGGCGATTGCTGCCGATTTCGTCTGGTCCAAAAAACGGATGATGGAGATCTATCTCAACGTTGCCGAATGGGGACCCGGCATTTACGGCATTGAGGCCGCAGCACAGCACCATTTCAAGGTACCGGCGGCAAAGCTCAGCTCCCGCCAGGCGGCACTGCTTGCCGTTTCCCTGCCCAATCCCATCGATCGCGTTGCCAGCAAGCCGGGGCGTGGTTTGCAACGGCTTGCCGGCCTTATCGAACGGCGTGCCCGAGCATCGGGCGGTTATGTGGGATGCGTGCTGGACTGA
- the ispG gene encoding flavodoxin-dependent (E)-4-hydroxy-3-methylbut-2-enyl-diphosphate synthase, translating into MTSHADYDPKTRRASVAVDVGGVIVGGGAPVVVQSMTNTDTADIDATVQQVAALFQAGSEMVRITVDRDESAAAVPKIRERLLRLGMDVPLIGDFHYIGHKLLADHPACAEALAKYRINPGNVGFKDKKDKQFGEIVEMAIRYDKPVRIGVNWGSLDQELLTTLMDKNKEQGFPLSARQVTREAIVQSALISAELAEEIGLPRNRIILSAKVSQVQDLIAVYSMLSERSNHALHLGLTEAGMGSKGIVASSAAMGYVLQHGIGDTIRVSLTPEPNGDRTREVQVAQELLQVMGFRQFIPVVAACPGCGRTTSTVFQELAQNIQNDIRKNMPIWREKYPGVEALNVAVMGCIVNGPGESKHADIGISLPGTGESPAAPIFIDGEKALTLRGPNIAADFEALVIDYIEKRFGRKDAAE; encoded by the coding sequence ATGACGTCACACGCCGATTACGATCCAAAGACCCGCCGTGCATCAGTTGCCGTCGACGTAGGGGGCGTCATCGTGGGTGGCGGTGCGCCTGTCGTCGTACAATCCATGACCAATACCGACACGGCGGATATCGACGCCACCGTGCAGCAGGTGGCGGCACTTTTCCAGGCCGGTTCTGAAATGGTGCGCATCACCGTCGATCGCGATGAGAGCGCTGCCGCTGTGCCGAAAATCCGCGAACGGCTGCTGCGCCTTGGTATGGACGTGCCGCTGATTGGCGATTTCCACTATATAGGCCACAAGCTTCTGGCCGATCATCCGGCCTGTGCCGAAGCACTGGCGAAATACCGCATCAATCCCGGCAATGTCGGCTTCAAGGACAAGAAGGACAAGCAGTTCGGCGAAATCGTCGAAATGGCGATCCGTTATGACAAGCCGGTTCGCATCGGCGTGAACTGGGGGTCGCTCGATCAGGAATTGCTGACGACGCTGATGGACAAGAACAAGGAGCAGGGTTTTCCGCTCTCTGCCCGTCAGGTCACCCGCGAAGCCATAGTCCAGTCGGCACTGATTTCCGCAGAGCTTGCCGAAGAAATCGGCCTGCCGCGCAATCGCATCATCCTGTCTGCCAAGGTCAGCCAGGTACAGGACCTGATTGCCGTTTATTCGATGCTGTCGGAACGTTCCAACCACGCACTGCATCTCGGTCTTACCGAAGCCGGCATGGGTTCCAAGGGCATCGTCGCCTCGTCTGCTGCCATGGGTTATGTGCTGCAGCACGGTATTGGCGACACGATCCGCGTCTCGCTGACGCCGGAGCCGAACGGCGACCGCACCCGCGAGGTGCAGGTGGCGCAGGAATTGCTGCAGGTCATGGGTTTCCGCCAGTTCATTCCGGTGGTTGCGGCATGTCCCGGCTGCGGGCGCACCACCTCTACCGTCTTTCAGGAACTTGCCCAGAATATCCAGAATGACATTCGCAAGAACATGCCGATCTGGCGTGAAAAGTATCCCGGTGTGGAAGCGCTCAATGTTGCTGTCATGGGCTGCATCGTTAATGGCCCCGGCGAAAGCAAACATGCCGATATCGGCATTTCACTGCCCGGAACCGGCGAAAGCCCCGCTGCACCGATCTTCATCGATGGCGAGAAGGCGCTCACCCTGCGCGGTCCCAACATCGCCGCGGATTTTGAAGCGCTTGTGATCGATTACATCGAAAAGCGTTTTGGCCGGAAAGATGCGGCGGAGTAA
- a CDS encoding ABC-F family ATP-binding cassette domain-containing protein has translation MAPPILKLDDIKLTFGVTPLLDGANLQVEPGDRICLVGRNGSGKSTLMKIAAGLVEAQSGEVFRHPSATIRYLEQAPDFAGYDTVQAYAEAGLGPGDDPYRVTYILEHLGLTGQEHPDSLSGGEARRAALARVMAPEPDILMLDEPTNHLDLPTIEWLEGELQQTRSALVLISHDRRFLEKVSTSTVWLDRGQSRRLNRGFAHFEEWRDKVLEEEELEQHKLGKAIEREEHWMRYGVTARRKRNMRRVGELQAMRADYRGHKGPQGSVQATAAEVRESGKLVIEADAITKSYGERVIIAPFSLRVHRGDCIGLVGPNGAGKTTLLKMLTGQLQPDSGTVKLGTNLEIATLDQKREDLNPNDTLAHYLTDGRGDNLLVNGELKHVTGYMKDFLFQPEQARTPIRNLSGGERARLILARILARPTNLLILDEPTNDLDIETLDLLQEIVAGFSGTVILVSHDRDFLDRTVTSTIAPANPDQPDGRWIEYAGGYSDMMAQRKGAAEEKRKAEKQEKAKTAPSASASQDASKAKGKLSFKQKFALENLPKEMEKAQGEIAKREQRMADPNLFTKDPATFNTLAQEMTKLREKLEAMEEEWLELEMLREEIEG, from the coding sequence TTGGCACCCCCAATTTTGAAACTCGATGACATCAAGCTGACCTTCGGCGTGACCCCGCTGCTCGACGGCGCCAATCTTCAGGTGGAGCCGGGCGACCGCATCTGCCTTGTCGGACGCAACGGTTCGGGCAAGTCGACCCTGATGAAGATCGCCGCCGGTCTGGTCGAGGCGCAGTCGGGCGAGGTTTTCCGTCACCCCTCCGCCACCATCCGTTATCTGGAACAGGCGCCGGATTTTGCCGGTTACGACACCGTGCAGGCCTATGCCGAGGCGGGGCTGGGACCTGGCGACGATCCCTATCGCGTTACCTATATTCTCGAGCATCTGGGCCTGACGGGACAGGAACATCCGGATAGCCTGTCCGGCGGCGAAGCGCGGCGTGCGGCCCTTGCCCGCGTCATGGCCCCTGAACCCGATATTCTGATGCTGGACGAGCCGACCAACCATCTGGACCTGCCCACAATCGAATGGCTTGAAGGCGAGTTGCAGCAGACGCGTAGCGCGCTGGTGCTGATCTCGCACGACAGGCGTTTTCTGGAGAAGGTTTCGACCTCGACCGTGTGGCTGGATCGCGGCCAGTCCCGTCGTCTCAATCGCGGTTTTGCGCATTTCGAGGAATGGCGCGACAAGGTGCTGGAAGAGGAAGAGCTGGAGCAGCACAAGCTCGGCAAGGCCATCGAGCGTGAAGAACACTGGATGCGTTACGGCGTGACCGCGAGACGCAAGCGCAACATGCGCCGCGTGGGCGAGCTTCAGGCAATGCGTGCGGACTATCGCGGCCACAAGGGACCGCAGGGCAGCGTGCAGGCGACGGCTGCGGAGGTGCGGGAATCCGGCAAACTGGTCATCGAGGCAGACGCAATCACTAAGTCTTACGGCGAGCGCGTGATCATCGCGCCGTTTTCGCTGCGGGTGCATCGCGGTGATTGCATCGGTCTCGTCGGGCCGAACGGTGCCGGCAAGACAACGCTTTTGAAGATGCTGACCGGCCAGCTTCAGCCCGATAGCGGCACGGTAAAGCTCGGCACCAATCTGGAAATCGCGACGCTTGATCAGAAGCGTGAAGATCTCAATCCAAACGATACGCTCGCTCATTACCTCACCGACGGTCGCGGCGACAATTTGCTGGTCAATGGCGAGTTGAAACATGTGACGGGTTACATGAAGGACTTCCTGTTCCAGCCGGAACAGGCCCGCACGCCCATCCGCAACCTCTCCGGTGGTGAGCGCGCCCGTCTTATTCTTGCGCGCATTCTGGCGCGGCCTACCAACCTGCTGATCCTTGACGAGCCGACCAACGATCTCGATATCGAAACACTCGATCTGTTGCAGGAAATCGTTGCGGGCTTTTCCGGCACGGTCATTCTCGTCAGCCACGACCGCGACTTCCTCGACCGTACCGTCACCTCCACAATCGCGCCCGCCAATCCGGACCAGCCGGACGGACGCTGGATCGAATATGCCGGCGGCTATTCGGACATGATGGCGCAACGCAAGGGTGCTGCGGAAGAAAAGCGCAAGGCGGAGAAGCAGGAAAAGGCAAAGACCGCCCCTTCCGCCTCCGCGTCGCAGGACGCTTCAAAGGCCAAGGGCAAGCTTTCTTTCAAGCAAAAATTTGCGCTCGAAAACCTTCCAAAGGAGATGGAGAAGGCGCAGGGCGAAATCGCCAAGCGTGAGCAGCGCATGGCCGATCCCAATCTGTTCACCAAGGACCCGGCTACCTTCAATACGCTGGCGCAGGAAATGACGAAGCTGCGCGAAAAGCTCGAAGCCATGGAAGAGGAATGGCTGGAGCTGGAGATGCTGCGCGAGGAAATTGAAGGGTGA